One genomic region from Manduca sexta isolate Smith_Timp_Sample1 unplaced genomic scaffold, JHU_Msex_v1.0 HiC_scaffold_2530, whole genome shotgun sequence encodes:
- the LOC119192256 gene encoding protein toll-like: YRADFSTILRRVPRIRPNLLPALETSPKNSNRHQQLFTTSITLDGSLVCDCNTYWAALAFSMNPSHANYEPQCDGKPLASVDLDRLTCDDTSEECAALPANCTCRKRDDIEHGSVVIVRCVGLTEFPRLPRQPDATHKWRLHLANNNISHIDAADILENIVELDLRNNFIRRVDGATATNLTSVLQLQLAGNPLECGCEAYTMLRALLEAKSLVDKKDVRCNGTGQTLTAVTPTPCPVQGTMSVHQLVLPLVLPLVVLLAIVILAYGFITRPATRLWIKLLLMRLGWMPRRFEPADEDRLYDAFVSFAHEDEELVVEQLAARLESGPQPYRLCLHYRDWAPGEWIPAQIAASVRASRRTVAIVSTHYLQSDWARAEFREATAASLRDGTPRLVVVLLDDPDRLMLEADAELSAYVRHKVYVRWGDPWFWEKMKQALPLPRGRHQKKALSSTAPVPDISLTQASRETVPAPAPVPASHSKDFDKPLPHVTPCSA, from the exons GTTACCGCGCCGATTTTTCGACCATACTTCGGCGGGTACCACGGATACGTCCGAATTTATTGCCCGCATTAGAAACTTCGCCGAAAAACAGCAACCGACACCAACAACTCTTCACG ACTTCCATTACTTTAGACGGCTCGTTGGTATGCGACTGCAACACATACTGGGCAGCACTGGCATTCAGCATGAATCCCTCGCATGCAAATTATGAACCGCAATGTGATGGTAAACCTCTCGCTAGTGTGGATCTCGACAGGCTCACTTGCGATGACACGAGCGAGGAGTGTGCCGCGCTGCCAGCCAACTGTACGTGTCGCAAGCGCGACGATATCGAGCACGGCTCGGTCGTCATCGTGCGGTGCGTCGGACTCACAGAGTTCCCGCGCCTGCCGCGCCAGCCGGACGCCACTCACAAGTGGCGTCTGCACCTCGCCAACAACAACATATCGCACATCGACGCGGCTGACATCTTGGAGAACATCGTG GAACTCGACCTACGGAACAATTTCATCAGGAGAGTGGATGGCGCGACAGCGACGAATCTGACGTCCGTCCTGCAGCTGCAGCTCGCCGGAAACCCTCTCGAATGCGGCTGCGAGGCGTACACGATGCTGAGGGCGTTGCTCGAAGCCAAGTCATTGGTCGACAAAAAAGACGTTAGATGCAACGGCACTGGCCAAACATTGACCGCAGTGACGCCGACGCCGTGTCCGGTGCAAGGAACTATGTCGGTGCACCAGTTGGTACTCCCGCTGGTACTTCCGCTGGTGGTGTTGCTGGCCATCGTGATACTTGCGTACGGTTTCATCACCCGACCCGCAACACGTTTATGGATCAAGTTGTTACTTATGCGGCTCGGCTGGATGCCACGACGATTTGAGCCGGCGGATGAAGACCGCCTGTACGACGCATTCGTGTCATTTGCACACGAGGACGAGGAGCTCGTGGTAGAGCAACTAGCGGCGCGGCTCGAGAGCGGCCCGCAGCCATACCGGCTGTGTCTGCACTACCGCGACTGGGCGCCGGGCGAGTGGATCCCGGCGCAGATAGCGGCGTCGGTGCGCGCGTCGCGGCGGACCGTGGCGATCGTGTCGACGCACTACCTGCAATCGGACTGGGCGCGCGCTGAGTTCCGGGAAGCGACCGCGGCCTCGCTGCGGGACGGCACACCGCGGCTCGTCGTTGTGCTACTGGACGACCCCGACCGGCTGATGCTCGAGGCCGACGCCGAGCTAAGCGCCTACGTGCGCCACAAGGTGTACGTGCGGTGGGGTGACCCCTGGTTTTGGGAGAAGATGAAGCAAGCGTTGCCACTACCGCGAGGACGCCATCAAAAGAAGGCCCTCTCGTCCACCGCGCCTGTCCCAGACATCTCGCTCACGCAGGCGAGCCGGGAGACTGTCCCCGCTCCGGCCCCCGTGCCGGCGTCTCACTCAAAAGACTTCGACAAGCCACTGCCGCACGTGACTCCGTGCTCTGCTTGA